The following are encoded together in the Neomonachus schauinslandi chromosome 15, ASM220157v2, whole genome shotgun sequence genome:
- the C15H17orf50 gene encoding uncharacterized protein C17orf50 homolog — protein MDKHGVKTPLWKKEPAEPPASEAEAAAEEGSEEEEDEEDEEAAAARPREQSGAEGEAPSREAEGGEGRERGSVSYCPLRQESSTQQVALLRRADSGFWGWLGPFALLGGLAAPADRKRSLPEPPCVLETRRRPPRAGGCARCEILFCKKCRNLHSHPAYVAHCLLEHSDLRKVRASGGSGGAGAAGCP, from the exons atggataaacacg GAGTGAAGACCCCCTTGTGGAAGAAGGAGCCGGCCGAGCCGCCGGCCAGCGAGGCGGAGGCTGCCGCAGAGGAGGGGTcggaggaagaggaggacgaggaggacgaggaggcggcggcggcgaggcCGCGGGAGCAGAGCGGGGCGGAGGGCGAGGCGCCGAGCCGGGAGGCGGAGGGCGGCGAGGGCCGCGAGCGGGGCTCCGTGTCCTACTGCCCGCTGCGCCAGGAGTCCAGCACCCAGCAGGTGGCGCTGCTGCGGCGCGCGGACAGCGGCTTCTGGGGCTGGCTCGGCCCGTTCGCGCTGCTCGGCGGCCTGGCGGCCCCCGCGGACAG GAAGCGGAGCCTCCCGGAGCCGCCGTGCGTGCTGGAGACGCGGCGCCGGCCGCCGCGCGCCGGGGGCTGTGCGCGCTGCGAGATCCTTTTCTGCAAGAAGTGCAGGAACCTGCACAGCCACCCGGCCTACGTGGCGCACTGCCTTCTCGAGCACTCGGATCTGCGGAAGGTGCGGGCTTCGGGGGGCTCGGGGGGCGCGGGGGCCGCCGGGTGCCCCTGA
- the MMP28 gene encoding matrix metalloproteinase-28 isoform X1, with protein sequence MAARVGLLLRALPLLLWGGLDAQLSERRGQELRREAEAFLEKYGYLSEQVPKDLTAARFSNAIREFQRVSQLPISGVLDPATLRQMMRPRCGVADTDSQVAWTKRVSALFAGRRAKMRRKKRFAKQGSKWYKQHLSYRLVNWPQHLPEPAVRGAVRAAFQLWSNVSALEFWEAPATVPADIRLTFFQGDHNDGLGNAFDGPGGALAHAFLPRRGEAHFDRDERWSLSRRRGRNLFVVLAHEIGHTLGLPHSPAPRALMAPYYKRLGRDALLSWDDVLAVQGLYGKPQGGSVAIQLPGKLFTDFEAWDPHRPQGRRPEIQGPKYCHSSFDAITVDGQQRLYIFQGSHFWEVAADGNVSEPRPLRERWAGLPPHIEAAAVSLDSGDFYFFKGSRCWRFRGPKPVWGSPQLCRAGGLPRHPDAALFFPPLSRLILFKGAHYYVLARDGLQVEPYYPRGLQDWGGVPEEVSGALPRLDGSIVFFRDDRYWRLDQARLRATASGRWAAELPWMGCWHANSGGSLF encoded by the exons TGAGCAGGTCCCCAAAGACCTCACCGCGGCAAGATTCAGCAATGCCATCAG GGAGTTCCAGAGGGTATCTCAGCTGCCCATCAGCGGTGTGCTAGACCCCGCCACCCTGCGCCAGATGATGCGGCCCCGCTGTGGGGTGGCAGACACAGACAGTCAGGTGGCCTGGACCAAGAGGGTCAGTGCCCTGTTTGCTGGACGCCGGGCCAAAATGAGGCGTAAGAAACGCTTTGCAAAGCAAG GCAGCAAGTGGTACAAGCAGCACCTCTCCTACCGCCTGGTGAACTGGCCACAGCACCTCCCGGAGCCGGCCGTTCGTGGGGCCGTGCGCGCCGCCTTCCAACTGTGGAGCAATGTCTCGGCGCTGGAATTCTGGGAGGCCCCAGCCACAGTCCCCGCTGACATCCGCCTTACCTTCTTCCAAGGGGACCACAACGACGGGCTGGGCAACGCCTTTGATGGCCCAG GGGGCGCCCTGGCGCACGCCTTCCTGCCCCGCCGGGGCGAAGCGCACTTCGACCGCGACGAGCGCTGGTCCCTGAGCCGCCGCCGCGGGCGCAACCTGTTCGTGGTGCTGGCGCACGAGATCGGCCACACGCTCGGCCTGCCGCACTCACCGGCGCCGCGCGCGCTCATGGCGCCCTACTACAAGAGGCTGGGCCGCGACGCGCTGCTCAGCTGGGACGACGTGCTGGCCGTGCAGGGCCTGTATG GGAAGCCCCAGGGGGGCTCCGTGGCCATCCAGCTCCCAGGAAAGCTGTTCACTGACTTTGAGGCCTGGGACCCCCACAGACCACAGGGAAGGCGCCCCGAAATCCAGGGTCCTAAATATTGCCACTCTTCCTTCGATGCCATCACTGTAG ACGGGCAACAGCGACTGTACATTTTTCAAGGAAGCCACTTCTGGGAGGTGGCGGCGGACGGCAACGTCTCAGAGCCACGCCCACTACGGGAAAGGTGGGCGGGGCTGCCCCCCCACATTGAGGCTGCTGCGGTGTCATTGGACAGTGGGGACTTCTACTTCTTCAAAG GGAGCCGATGCTGGAGGTTCCGGGGCCCCAAGCCAGTGTGGGGTTCGCCACAGCTGTGCCGGGCGGGGGGCCTACCCCGCCACCCCGACGCGGCCCTCTTCTTCCCGCCTCTGAGCCGACTCATCCTCTTCAAGGGTGCCCACTACTATGTGCTGGCCCGAGATGGACTGCAGGTGGAGCCCTACTACCCGCGAGGCCTGCAGGACTGGGGTGGTGTCCCCGAGGAGGTCAGCGGCGCCCTGCCACGGCTGGACGGCTCCATCGTCTTCTTCAGAGATGACCGCTACTGGCGCCTTGACCAGGCCAGACTGCGGGCGACTGCCTCGGGCCGCTGGGCCGCAGAGCTGCCCTGGATGGGCTGCTGGCATGCCAACTCGGGGGGCTCCCTGTTCTGA